ACTCAATACCGGTAACATCTACCATAGTCATATCCATACATACATTTCCTAATATTGGTGCTTTTTTACCATTAACTATAAAGCACCCTTTACCCTTACCATATTGTCTTCCTATACCATCTGCATGCCCTAAAGGAATTGTTGCAGACACGGTAGTTCTATCTGCAATAAATCCACGATTATACCCAACAGAACTGCCTTTAGGAATGTTATGTAATTGAGATATTACAGATTTTAATGTTGCAATAGGTTTAAGAGCAAGGTCTTCTGTTGAAGAATTTCCGTATCCGTAAAGTCCTATACCAGAACGCACCATATCAAAATGAGCTTCAGGGAAGTTTAAAATCCCCGATGTATTGCTTTGGTGCCTCATAGGCATATATCCAAATTCAGTTTTAAAGTCTTCAGTAAATGAAACAAATGAGGAAATTTGATTGTGTGTAAAGTCTGTTAGGTTGTGATCTTCACTCGCCACAAGATGAGACATAAGTGAGGTCACTTTTACTGCAGTAGTGTTTTTAAGCAATGAATACATTTCTGGCACATCTTTTTCATTAAACCCTAACCTGTTTAAACCAGAGTTAAATTTTAAATGAATAGGATATTCTTTTTGCTTGAGTGTTTGTGCAGTAGCTATAAATTCTCTAAGCGTTTTTAAACTATAAATACTTGGCTCTAAACACCGCTCAATTAATTCTTTAAATGCATTAGCTAATGGATGCAATACCAAAATAGGTGTCGTGATATTTTCATCTCTTAATCGTACACCTTCACTAGTATATGCCACCGCAAAATAATCTGCACCTAATGTCTGCAACTCTTTAGCAACCATTACAGAATCACTACCATAACCAAAGGCTTTTACAACAGCCATTAATTTTACAGAAGTATTTACTTTACTTTTTAGGTAGTTGTAATTGTGCCCTAAAGCACTAAGGTTTATCTCTAGGACTGTTTCTTGGGCCTTAGGCATTTTGGTTATTAATTATTTGGTGTTTTTTTAGCCTCTAATTCTTGAGCTTCTTTTACTGGCATGGTTTTTAATTTCTCTCGTAACCTTGCCTTAAAATATGCTGCTCTACTTAAAGGTTCATATTCTTCAGTTTCGCCCAACATAACAAGTTTGTCATTTTCAGACTTTCTAAAACTATATTGCGCTAAATTTCCTGTACGTGTACAAACCGCATGTACTTTAGTAACATACTCTGCTGTAGCCATAAGATTAGGCATAGGTCCAAAAGGATTGCCTTTAAAATCCATATCTAGACCAGCAACAATTACTCGAATACCTTTGTTGGCTAGATCGTTACAGACCGCCACAATCTCATCATCAAAAAATTGAGCTTCATCTATTCCAACCACGTCACAACCATCTGCCAACAATCTTATATTTGCGGCAGCAGGAACTGGAGTGGAACGTATTTCGTTAGCATCATGAGAGACTACCATATCTTCATCATAGCGTACATCAATAGCTGGTTTAAAAATTTCAACCTTTTGTCTAGCAAATTTTGCGCGTTTTAGCCTACGGATAAGCTCTTCGGTTTTACCGGAGAACATAGATCCGCAAATGACTTCTATCCAGCCAAATTGCTCTTTGTGATTTACCGTGTTTTCAAGAAACATTTTGTAATTTTCAATTCTGAAAGTGCCACAAATTTAACCAAAATCAATTGGCTCTACATTGAAATCTCATAAATTATGAAGAAAGCGCTTAAAGCCGAATTAACAAGTCTTGCTCATCAAATTTTACAATTGAAATCTACAGAAGATATCAAGACGTTAAAAGAGATGGCTGCAAAACTCCATGATAAGCTTACAATTTTAGAATTTACAGAACGTCATTTTGATGGCCCACAACCTACAATTGGCAGAAAAGATATTGTACAAGCAATTGAGAATGCAGATAACGATTATGAAATTACACCTTCTGAAGAAGTTATTGTTCCATTAAAAGACAACACAACTTCTAAAATTGAAGAAGTAAGAGAAGAGGCACAACCAGATTTAGATATTATAAAGGCTACCGAAAAAGAAATTAAACCAAATACGTTGTCCCAAGAAGAAGTAGAGTATCAAAAAAGACAGCAGCAACTAGAAGCCTTAGAAGCTAAAAATAGGCTTATGAAAAATGATATGGTAGATATTGGTGGCGTTAGCTATGATGATTTACCAGAATTTGAACCTATAGGAACACCAGAAAAACCTAGCACACCCAAAAAAGAGACTGCGAAAGCCACTCAGGACACAAAAAAATCTAAATCCTTAAATGACCGACTTAATACAGGAATTGCTATTGGCTTAAATGATCGCTTAGCATTTATAAAGCATTTATTTAATGGAAGTGCTGGTGACTATAACAGAGTATTGTCTCAACTAAACACTATAGAAAGTAATGAGAATGCTCAACATTTTTTAGAAACTGTTGTTAAGCCAGATTATAAGAATTGGGAAGGCAAAGAGCTGTATGAAAATAGGTTTAAAGAAATTGTCGAAAAGAAGTTTAACTAACCGACTTAAATAAGATAGAATATGAGAATTCAAAAAATTATTTACTGGGTAGCTACAGCTCTATTATGTGCATTAATGCTTTATTCTGCTTCTTTTTATTTTTTAGAAACAGATACAGTAAAAGGCCTTTTTGAAAGCTATAACTATCCTACATATATTGTTATCCCTTTAGCCATTGCAAAAGTACTTGGTGTTGTAATGATTTTATGGAGACGTAATGCTTGGTTAACATCTTGGGCTTACGCGGGCTTTTTCTTTGATATTGTGTTAGCATTTTTTGCTCATCAACAAGCTGGTGAAGACACAACTACAACATTAATAGCCCTAATCTTTTTATTAATATCATTTTTCTTTGGAAAAACTGTTAGAGCTTAATTTATGAGTAAACTATTTTTGGTACCTACACCAATAGGAAACTTAGAGGATATGACTTTTAGGGCAATACAAACCCTAAAGGATGTAGATTTTATTTTAGCTGAAGACACTCGAACTAGTGGCAAACTCCTAAAACATTTTGAAGTTTCTACTCCTATGCACTCACACCATATGCATAACGAACATAAAAGCGTTGTAGGTGTTGTAAAGCGAATACAATCTGGAGAAACCTGTGCATTAATTTCAGATGCTGGAACACCTGCTATTAGCGATCCTGGATTTTTATTAACACGTGCCTGTATTGAAGCTAATCTAGATGTAGAGTGCCTTCCTGGAGCAACTGCATTTGTACCAGCATTGGTAAATAGTGGGTTGCCGAATGACAAGTTTGTATTCGAAGGGTTTTTACCCGTTAAAAAAGGAAGGCAGACAAGACTTAAACTTCTTGCTGAAGAAACTAGAACAATGGTTTTTTATGAGTCTCCACACAAGTTGGTAAAAACACTTGGAAACTTTGCTGAATATTTTGGTGCAGACAGACCCGTTTCTGTATCTCGTGAATTAAGCAAACTTTACGAAGAAACCATTAGAGGAACTGCGACTGAAGTTCTTAAACATTTTGAAGAGAAAGCACCTAAAGGTGAAATAGTAATTGTAGTTGCCGGCAAGTAACAAAATACATCCTTAGCCTTAAAGTTTTTCAGACTCTATATAAAAGTCTTTTTTAACAACCACTTTCTTTATAGTTTCTGGAAAGGTTTCTGTAGTCCACTCTTCTGTTGGAACTATCCATTTCTCATTTCCATTTACAGAAATTGTTATAGGCATGTCAAAACCTTTTACAACGTTAGTATACCTAAAAGACATTTTACTGCCATCTAATTTATATTCTAATTTAGGAATTTTAGTGGTTCTTAAATACTGATCCCAAAACTGGGTTAGATTTATTCCTGTTTCTTCACTCAAATAATTTTCTAACTGCTCAGAAGAGATTGTTTGGTGATAAAACTCTTTATTAAGACCTCTTAAAATACCTCTCCATTTTGCATCGTCATCAACCAATTGTCTTAACGTGTGTAGTGTATTTGCACCTTTATAATACATATCTCCACTACCTTCGTGATGAACATTATAAGTTCCAATTAATGGTCTGTCGTTTCTTATGGATCTTCGGGTACCTATAACATATTCAGATGCTGCCTCTTCACCGTAATAATAATCTAAAAACAAACTTTCAGAATATGCTGTAAAAGATTCATGTATCCACATATCTGCCACATCTATATGTGTTATATTATTTGCAAACCACTCGTGACCAGCTTCGTGAATTATAATAAAGTCAAACTTTAAACCCCAACCTGTTCCGCTTAAATCGCTTCCTAAATAACCGTTTTTATAGTTGTTGCCATAAGTAACGCTACTTTGGTGCTCCATTCCTAAATAAGGAACTTCAACTAATTTAAAACTGTCTTCGTAAAATGGATAAGGGCCAAACCAATGCTCAAAAGCTTCCATCATTTTCGGTGCTTGCTTAAACTGAGATTTTGCTTTTTCCAAATTTTCACTCAAGACCCAATAGTCCATATCTAAAGGTCCTTTTTCACCATCATAGGCTTCAGAAAAATTAACGTAATCTCCAATATTTATATTTACACCGTAATTATTTATAGGATTAACAACTTGCCAATACCAGGTTTTTGTATTACCGTTATCTTCGGTTTTTACTAACCGACCATTACCTACTACTGTTAATTCTGCTGGTGCTGTAAATGCCATTGTCATACCGTTGTCTGGCTCATCATACGCATGATCTTTGTTAGGCCACCAGATACTAGCACCAATTCCTTGGTTTGATGTAGCAATAAATGGTTTGCCATTACCATCTTTTTTCCAAGAAAAACCACCATCCCAAGGTGCATTTTTAGCTTCTTGAGGTTTACCAGAAAATGTGAGAACAATATTATAGTCTTCCCCTATTTCCTGCTTTTCTTGTAATGTGATAAAATGTGCTGCTCCTTCTGAAACTACTTTTAAAGGCGTTCCGTTTTGCTCTACCTTATCTAAAGACATTGGTGACTGTAAATCTACCTGTAAAACATTTCCTTCGGAAAGTACTGTGTAGGTTAACGTATTAATTCCGCTTATAGATTTACTTACTGGAAATACCTCAACATTTAAATCGTAGTGTTTTAAATCCCACCACGCACGTTCTTCAGTTATACTACCTCGTAACGTATCTTGTCTTGTAAACTCTTGTGCAGAGAGTGTTAAATTCACTAATAAAAATACAATCACCCACATTCTATTTACAGTAAACCCTAATGTCATAACTCTAGCCTTTAATTTTGAAATGACTACAAATATAATGCTTAGTGATAGGATATCTATAAAAGAATGTTTTTCTGCAGTAACTGTTATTAAGAATATAAAAAACCTCATAAACTTAAAAGCTTATGAGGTTTAGTATTTGTAATTACTCTTTAATCGTAATAAACCTTAAAGAGTATATTGTTTGTACAACAATTACAGATCAAACTTGATACCTTGTGCTAAAGGAAGTTCTGTTGTGTAGTTAATTGTATTGGTTTGGCGACGCATGTATACTTTCCAAGCATCACTACCACTCTCGCGGCCACCACCAGTTTCTTTCTCTCCACCAAAGGCACCACCTATTTCTGCTCCAGATGTTCCAATATTTACATTTGCAATACCACAATCACTACCTGCTACAGATAAGAAGTGTTCTGCTTCACGTAAATTATTTGTCATAATTGCAGAAGACAAACCTTGGTTTACACTGTTTTGTAAATCGATAGCATTTTCAATATCACCAGAATATTTTGTTAAATATAACACTGGCGCAAAGGTTTCGTGTTGTACGATTTCAAAATCATTTTGAGCTTCAGCTATAGCTGGTTTTACGTAGCATCCACTTTCGTAACCTTCACCTTCTAAAACACCACCTTCAACAATAATTTTTCCGCCTTCTTCTACTACGCGTTCAAGTGCTTTGTTGTAGTTAGCCACTGCATCTTTATCTATAAGTGGACCAACGTGATTAGTTTCATCTAAAGGATTTCCAATCTTTAATTGTCCATAAGCATCGACAATAGCATTCTTCACCTTATCATACATAGAATCGTGAATAATAAGACGACGTGTAGATGTACAACGCTGTCCTGCTGTTCCTACTGCGCCAAACACAGCACCAATTACAGTCATTTTAATATCTGCATCTGGTGTTACGATAATTGCATTGTTACCACCTAATTCTAATAAAGATTTCCCTAAACGTTCTCCTACTTTAGATGCTACAATTTTACCCATTCTAGTAGATCCTGTAGCAGAAATTAATGGCACACGTTTATCTGTAGTCATAAATTCACCAACCTTATAATCTCCATTAATTAAGCAAGAGATACCTTCTGGTAAACCATTTTCTTTAAATACACGTTGTGCAATGTTTTGACAAGCTACACCTGTTAATGGTGTTTTTTCTGAAGGTTTCCAAATACATACATCTCCACAAACCCAAGCTAAAGCAGTATTCCAAGCCCAAACAGCTACTGGAAAATTAAATGCAGAGATAATACCAACTACTCCTAATGGGTGGTATTGTTCATACATACGGTGTCCTGGACGCTCACTATGCATTGTTAAACCGTGCAATTGTCTGGAAAGTCCTACTGCAAAATCACAGATATCGATCATTTCCTGAACTTCTCCCAAACCTTCTTGGTAAGATTTTCCCATTTCATAAGATACTAACTTACCTAATGGTTCTTTAAGACGACGTAGCTCCTCATTAAATTGTCTTACAACTTCACCACGTTGTGGAGCTGGCATTTTACGCCAAGTTTTAAATGCGCTTGATGCTGTTGTAACAACTTTTTCGTAGTCGTCTTTAGTTGTTGTTTTTACTTTAGCTATTAATTGTCCGTCTACTGGAGAGTAGGAAGAGATTTCTTCACCAGAAGAAAACCAATCTGACCCTGTAGATGTACCATTATTAACTTCATTTATGCCTAATTGCTTTAAAGCTTCGTCTATTCCGAATTCAGTTGCTACTGCGCTCATTTAGTCTATTGTTTTAAGTTGTTTTCACAAAAATAGGTAAATAGAATTGGGCTGAAAAACTTATGCAACTTATTCAGTTGCAACAAATCGTTCATCAACAGGCATAACAGTTCCGCAGTTGTCACAAGTACGTTTTTCTTTACTGCCATAAAATTCCTTAAAGTGTTTTAAAAAATCTTTTTCAATATCATTTAAAGGGAATTTTACTTCATAAAGTTTGTTATTGCAGTTATCGCAATACCACAATAAACCATCATCTACATTAAGCTTTTTACGCTTTCTCTCTACAACCAAACCAATTGAATTTTCATGACGCACTGGTGAGTGAGGTACACCTGCTGGATGTAAATACATATCTCCAGGTCCAAGTTTCATTGTTTTTTTCTCACCATCTTCTTGAATATGCACTTCAATATGACCCTCTAACTGATAAAAAAGTTCTTCTGTTTTATTATAATGATAATCTTTTCGAGCATTAGGTCCGGCAACAATCATCACTATGTAATCTTCTGCATCTTTATATAAATTCTTATTACCAACTGGTGGCTTTAGGTGTTCTCTATGTTCTTCAACCCACTTATTTAAGTTGAATGGTTTTGCTATTGCCATAACGTATTTTCTATATTATTTTACTATCACTAAAGATACAAAACTTTCCACGCGTTTTAAGAAAATACTATATTGCAAGCTCTATGAATATAGCCATACTTTCGCGTAGCGAGCACTTATACTCTACCAAAAGCTTACTGAAAGCAGGAAGGTCTAGAGGTCACGATATGGAAGTTATAGATCCTTTGGCTTGTAACTTAACTATTAAAAGTGGTAAGGCTGTACTAAGATATTATGATGACATTGTTAATGATCTGGATGCCGTTATA
This region of Croceibacter atlanticus HTCC2559 genomic DNA includes:
- the alr gene encoding alanine racemase gives rise to the protein MPKAQETVLEINLSALGHNYNYLKSKVNTSVKLMAVVKAFGYGSDSVMVAKELQTLGADYFAVAYTSEGVRLRDENITTPILVLHPLANAFKELIERCLEPSIYSLKTLREFIATAQTLKQKEYPIHLKFNSGLNRLGFNEKDVPEMYSLLKNTTAVKVTSLMSHLVASEDHNLTDFTHNQISSFVSFTEDFKTEFGYMPMRHQSNTSGILNFPEAHFDMVRSGIGLYGYGNSSTEDLALKPIATLKSVISQLHNIPKGSSVGYNRGFIADRTTVSATIPLGHADGIGRQYGKGKGCFIVNGKKAPILGNVCMDMTMVDVTGIECQEGDEVIIFGAYQNASEFAKGAQTISYEILTSVSQRVKRTFCR
- a CDS encoding thymidine kinase → MFLENTVNHKEQFGWIEVICGSMFSGKTEELIRRLKRAKFARQKVEIFKPAIDVRYDEDMVVSHDANEIRSTPVPAAANIRLLADGCDVVGIDEAQFFDDEIVAVCNDLANKGIRVIVAGLDMDFKGNPFGPMPNLMATAEYVTKVHAVCTRTGNLAQYSFRKSENDKLVMLGETEEYEPLSRAAYFKARLREKLKTMPVKEAQELEAKKTPNN
- a CDS encoding DoxX family protein — translated: MRIQKIIYWVATALLCALMLYSASFYFLETDTVKGLFESYNYPTYIVIPLAIAKVLGVVMILWRRNAWLTSWAYAGFFFDIVLAFFAHQQAGEDTTTTLIALIFLLISFFFGKTVRA
- the rsmI gene encoding 16S rRNA (cytidine(1402)-2'-O)-methyltransferase — encoded protein: MSKLFLVPTPIGNLEDMTFRAIQTLKDVDFILAEDTRTSGKLLKHFEVSTPMHSHHMHNEHKSVVGVVKRIQSGETCALISDAGTPAISDPGFLLTRACIEANLDVECLPGATAFVPALVNSGLPNDKFVFEGFLPVKKGRQTRLKLLAEETRTMVFYESPHKLVKTLGNFAEYFGADRPVSVSRELSKLYEETIRGTATEVLKHFEEKAPKGEIVIVVAGK
- a CDS encoding M1 family metallopeptidase, which produces MRFFIFLITVTAEKHSFIDILSLSIIFVVISKLKARVMTLGFTVNRMWVIVFLLVNLTLSAQEFTRQDTLRGSITEERAWWDLKHYDLNVEVFPVSKSISGINTLTYTVLSEGNVLQVDLQSPMSLDKVEQNGTPLKVVSEGAAHFITLQEKQEIGEDYNIVLTFSGKPQEAKNAPWDGGFSWKKDGNGKPFIATSNQGIGASIWWPNKDHAYDEPDNGMTMAFTAPAELTVVGNGRLVKTEDNGNTKTWYWQVVNPINNYGVNINIGDYVNFSEAYDGEKGPLDMDYWVLSENLEKAKSQFKQAPKMMEAFEHWFGPYPFYEDSFKLVEVPYLGMEHQSSVTYGNNYKNGYLGSDLSGTGWGLKFDFIIIHEAGHEWFANNITHIDVADMWIHESFTAYSESLFLDYYYGEEAASEYVIGTRRSIRNDRPLIGTYNVHHEGSGDMYYKGANTLHTLRQLVDDDAKWRGILRGLNKEFYHQTISSEQLENYLSEETGINLTQFWDQYLRTTKIPKLEYKLDGSKMSFRYTNVVKGFDMPITISVNGNEKWIVPTEEWTTETFPETIKKVVVKKDFYIESEKL
- the amaB gene encoding L-piperidine-6-carboxylate dehydrogenase encodes the protein MSAVATEFGIDEALKQLGINEVNNGTSTGSDWFSSGEEISSYSPVDGQLIAKVKTTTKDDYEKVVTTASSAFKTWRKMPAPQRGEVVRQFNEELRRLKEPLGKLVSYEMGKSYQEGLGEVQEMIDICDFAVGLSRQLHGLTMHSERPGHRMYEQYHPLGVVGIISAFNFPVAVWAWNTALAWVCGDVCIWKPSEKTPLTGVACQNIAQRVFKENGLPEGISCLINGDYKVGEFMTTDKRVPLISATGSTRMGKIVASKVGERLGKSLLELGGNNAIIVTPDADIKMTVIGAVFGAVGTAGQRCTSTRRLIIHDSMYDKVKNAIVDAYGQLKIGNPLDETNHVGPLIDKDAVANYNKALERVVEEGGKIIVEGGVLEGEGYESGCYVKPAIAEAQNDFEIVQHETFAPVLYLTKYSGDIENAIDLQNSVNQGLSSAIMTNNLREAEHFLSVAGSDCGIANVNIGTSGAEIGGAFGGEKETGGGRESGSDAWKVYMRRQTNTINYTTELPLAQGIKFDL
- a CDS encoding 3-hydroxyanthranilate 3,4-dioxygenase; its protein translation is MAIAKPFNLNKWVEEHREHLKPPVGNKNLYKDAEDYIVMIVAGPNARKDYHYNKTEELFYQLEGHIEVHIQEDGEKKTMKLGPGDMYLHPAGVPHSPVRHENSIGLVVERKRKKLNVDDGLLWYCDNCNNKLYEVKFPLNDIEKDFLKHFKEFYGSKEKRTCDNCGTVMPVDERFVATE